One window of Lemur catta isolate mLemCat1 chromosome 3, mLemCat1.pri, whole genome shotgun sequence genomic DNA carries:
- the S100A7 gene encoding protein S100-A7, translating into MSSTQAEQSMMDLIDLFHKYTGSDDMIDEPGLQKMMKENFPNFLSACEKKGVDYLSDVFEKKHKNKDGLMDFSEFLSLMGGIANDYHKQSHGAEPCSGGGQ; encoded by the exons ATGAGCAGCACTCAGGCTGAGCAGTCCATGATGGACCTCATTGACTTGTTTCACAAATACACCGGCAGTGATGACATGATCGACGAGCCTGGCCTGCAGAAGATGATGAAGGAGAATTTCCCCAACTTCCTCAGTGCCTGT GAAAAGAAGGGCGTAGATTACCTGTCTGATGTCTTTGAGAAAAAACACAAGAATAAGGATGGGCTCATGGATTTTTCTGAGTTTCTCTCCTTGATGGGGGGCATAGCCAATGACTACCACAAACAGAGCCACGGAGCAGAGCCCTGTTCCGGGGGAGGCCAGTGa